A region from the Natronoarchaeum mannanilyticum genome encodes:
- the cheB gene encoding chemotaxis-specific protein-glutamate methyltransferase CheB: protein MTSVLVVDDSQFMRTVIGNVLAEHGYDVHRASDGRRAVEAVRKHDPDVVTMDVQMPEMDGIEAVSEIMATNPTRIIMLSAHTREGAEETLEALSRGAVDFLAKPSGEVSTDIAGLKDRLVETVDAVADADVSSLAPSRAAAAAHRASASEARAADRRPGAATADTRSAGEATTAPSDPSAPDAPDAGSDPADREFSEHPTIVVGASTGGPKIVEGILYDLPIELDARVLVVQHMPAEFTDRLAARLDALCEYDVREASDGDRITGGEVLIAPGDRHMEIAHASDRGLRVRLTDDERVHGVRPAIDVTMESAAELVDPPLVGVALTGMGKDGAAGISAIKAAGGTTIAQNSETSPVFGIPRQAIATGAVDHVLPADEIAAGIGDALSTEVETHG, encoded by the coding sequence ATGACGAGCGTACTCGTTGTCGATGACTCGCAGTTCATGCGGACCGTCATCGGCAACGTCCTGGCCGAGCACGGCTACGACGTGCATCGCGCGAGCGACGGCCGGCGGGCGGTCGAGGCCGTCCGGAAGCACGATCCCGACGTCGTCACGATGGACGTCCAGATGCCCGAGATGGACGGCATCGAGGCCGTCAGCGAGATCATGGCGACGAACCCGACGCGAATAATCATGCTGAGCGCGCACACGCGCGAGGGCGCCGAGGAGACGCTGGAAGCGCTCTCGCGGGGCGCCGTCGACTTCCTCGCGAAACCGAGCGGGGAGGTGTCGACCGACATCGCCGGGCTGAAAGACCGCCTGGTCGAGACCGTCGACGCCGTCGCGGACGCCGACGTCTCGTCGCTGGCGCCCTCGCGGGCCGCGGCGGCGGCCCACCGCGCGTCGGCCAGCGAGGCCCGCGCGGCGGACCGACGGCCGGGAGCCGCCACGGCCGACACCCGCTCGGCGGGCGAGGCCACGACGGCCCCGTCCGACCCGAGCGCGCCCGACGCTCCCGACGCGGGATCCGATCCCGCCGACAGGGAGTTCAGCGAGCACCCCACGATCGTCGTCGGGGCCTCGACGGGCGGCCCGAAGATCGTCGAGGGGATCCTGTACGATCTCCCGATCGAGCTCGACGCCCGCGTGCTCGTCGTCCAGCACATGCCCGCGGAGTTCACCGACCGGCTCGCGGCGCGACTCGACGCGCTGTGCGAGTACGACGTCCGCGAAGCCAGCGACGGCGACCGGATCACGGGCGGCGAGGTGCTGATCGCCCCCGGCGACCGGCACATGGAAATCGCCCACGCCTCGGATCGCGGACTGCGCGTGCGGCTGACCGACGACGAGCGCGTTCACGGTGTCCGCCCGGCGATCGACGTGACGATGGAGTCGGCCGCCGAGCTGGTCGACCCGCCGCTGGTCGGCGTCGCGCTGACCGGCATGGGCAAGGACGGCGCGGCCGGCATCAGCGCGATCAAGGCCGCCGGCGGCACGACGATCGCCCAGAACAGCGAGACGAGCCCCGTGTTCGGCATCCCGCGCCAGGCGATCGCGACGGGCGCCGTCGACCACGTGTTGCCGGCCGACGAGATCGCCGCGGGCATCGGAGACGCCCTTTCGACGGAGGTGGAAACGCATGGATGA
- a CDS encoding Hpt domain-containing protein — MDEYVREFVQESEENITELNNALLALERDPDDDEAMERIFRTAHTLKGNCGAMGFTDASDLAHALEDLLDAVRSGKLEVSPELMDRIFEGVDELEAMIDEVPEHGEPRTDPADTIERLREELAAAEGLTEPSDREIDELVEAANAPSDGSHNLFHVRLDVSEELESQGMLVVEALEDAFDLLGTAPEADEIAAGDYGGSFDAVFASAVDEGSISAALDPVDAVEGAIIADVTDRLDREDAAAEAASDETAVEEPAEDVDPDDMEVDDLLDEFSEYDDLDEMVEQVDDVEGFDDLGDAGTFDDVEVGDVDVDAPSPDEVDPGDAEATADGAAADDAGADDATADDAGEGDASDTFQELKQEVDPVGFDELQDELAELEFEELDDDEVGFDELLDEDELGGDDPFASGEVAEDPFGAGDADEPSVGELIGEDSDESEDEPATDEPSVDELVEGDVDDADAAGVEDDPFADDPFADEPSADADNEPELDEVSASADADDEPVPGDASGDAVDEHSSADPETAADESASDDATATDIGDALDGALDASASESDEENASEPEDEGATDDELDDISFGESETTGDEVGEDGPDLELDDPFGSDDDDSQPVAAAGPDDATDDGDTADGDDVELSDAGQFEDIDFSDPDGPDEDEEFGSADELDLSMGLDDSDEEDADDEPSVETTSFGADALSQDDGTDAETDEPEDADASEAKPADAESSVTEPAAGDAGTASDEIDTGEADAEAGTAADADADDAAATASTGPTATDAGAADGTDEADADSAPSAAAGTGVSADEIQSIRVDVDQVDDLMNLVEELVTTRARLRRAVEADEPRTVIEGEVDELETITSEMQDTVMDVRLVPLKTVANKLPRLVRDLSRDQDKQVALEMDGEDVELDRSILNDIGDPLMHLVRNAIDHGIEPPEEREAAGKDPEGTIELRARRERDEVVIEIADDGRGLDVDAIRDEAVEQGIAEYEELLEMDDEEVYDLVFHSGFSTSEEVTDVSGRGVGMDVVARTVEELDGSVSVDSDVGEGTTVTLRVPISVAIADVLFVESGGEEYGIPIKVVEEIGPSGSVSTEDGREVISRGEESYPLIRLADALETPERGRNGDGMTVKVRDDVRPVALHCDRISGQQEVVVKPFEGFLGDIPGLSGATVLGEGDVVNILDVETL, encoded by the coding sequence ATGGATGAGTACGTCAGGGAGTTCGTTCAGGAGAGCGAGGAGAACATAACGGAGCTGAACAACGCGCTGCTCGCGCTGGAGCGGGATCCCGACGACGACGAGGCGATGGAGCGGATCTTCCGGACGGCCCACACGCTGAAAGGCAACTGCGGGGCGATGGGCTTTACCGACGCGAGCGATCTGGCCCACGCGCTGGAAGACCTGCTCGACGCCGTGCGCTCCGGCAAGCTGGAAGTGTCGCCGGAGCTGATGGATCGCATCTTCGAGGGCGTCGACGAGCTCGAGGCGATGATCGACGAGGTGCCCGAGCACGGCGAGCCCCGGACCGATCCGGCAGACACGATCGAACGGCTCCGCGAGGAGCTCGCGGCGGCCGAAGGGTTGACCGAGCCCAGCGACCGCGAGATCGACGAGCTCGTCGAGGCCGCGAACGCCCCGTCCGACGGCTCGCACAACCTCTTTCACGTCCGGCTCGACGTCTCCGAGGAGCTCGAATCCCAGGGGATGCTCGTCGTCGAGGCGCTGGAGGACGCGTTCGACCTCCTGGGAACCGCCCCCGAAGCGGACGAGATCGCGGCCGGCGATTACGGCGGCAGCTTCGACGCCGTGTTCGCCAGCGCCGTCGATGAGGGCTCGATATCGGCCGCGCTCGATCCCGTCGACGCAGTCGAGGGCGCGATCATCGCCGACGTGACCGATCGCCTCGACCGCGAGGACGCCGCGGCCGAGGCGGCGTCCGACGAGACGGCCGTCGAGGAGCCCGCCGAGGACGTCGACCCCGACGACATGGAGGTCGACGACCTGCTCGACGAGTTCAGCGAGTACGACGACTTGGACGAGATGGTCGAGCAGGTCGACGACGTCGAAGGGTTCGACGATCTGGGCGACGCGGGGACGTTCGACGACGTCGAAGTCGGCGACGTCGACGTCGACGCGCCCTCGCCCGACGAGGTCGATCCCGGCGACGCCGAGGCGACCGCGGACGGTGCTGCAGCGGACGACGCTGGCGCAGACGATGCGACGGCAGACGACGCCGGCGAGGGCGACGCGTCGGACACGTTCCAGGAGCTCAAACAGGAGGTCGACCCGGTCGGCTTCGACGAGCTCCAGGACGAACTCGCCGAGCTGGAGTTCGAGGAACTCGACGACGACGAGGTCGGCTTCGACGAGCTGCTCGACGAAGACGAGCTCGGCGGCGACGACCCGTTCGCCTCCGGCGAGGTCGCGGAAGACCCCTTCGGCGCCGGCGACGCGGACGAACCGTCGGTCGGCGAGCTGATCGGCGAGGATTCGGACGAATCCGAGGACGAACCGGCGACCGACGAACCGTCGGTCGACGAACTTGTCGAGGGCGACGTGGACGATGCCGACGCCGCGGGCGTCGAAGACGATCCGTTCGCGGACGACCCGTTCGCCGACGAGCCGTCTGCGGACGCCGATAACGAACCGGAACTGGACGAGGTGTCCGCGAGTGCGGACGCCGACGACGAACCGGTTCCCGGCGACGCGTCCGGGGATGCCGTGGACGAACACTCGTCCGCAGACCCAGAGACGGCCGCCGACGAATCGGCGTCCGACGACGCGACGGCGACCGACATCGGCGACGCCCTCGACGGCGCGCTCGACGCCTCCGCGTCCGAATCGGACGAGGAGAATGCAAGCGAGCCCGAAGATGAGGGCGCGACCGACGACGAACTCGACGACATCTCGTTCGGCGAGTCGGAGACGACCGGCGACGAGGTCGGCGAGGACGGCCCGGACCTCGAACTGGACGATCCCTTCGGCAGCGACGACGACGACAGCCAGCCCGTCGCAGCCGCGGGTCCCGACGACGCTACCGACGACGGCGACACCGCGGACGGCGACGACGTCGAGCTCAGCGACGCGGGGCAGTTCGAGGACATCGACTTCAGCGACCCCGACGGCCCCGACGAGGACGAGGAGTTCGGATCGGCCGACGAGCTAGACCTCTCGATGGGGTTGGACGACTCCGACGAGGAGGACGCGGACGACGAACCGTCGGTCGAGACCACGTCGTTCGGTGCCGACGCCCTGTCGCAGGACGACGGGACGGACGCTGAAACCGACGAACCCGAAGACGCGGACGCCAGCGAAGCGAAACCGGCGGACGCCGAATCGTCGGTCACCGAACCGGCGGCGGGTGACGCCGGAACCGCGTCCGATGAAATCGACACCGGCGAGGCCGACGCCGAAGCCGGAACTGCTGCCGATGCCGACGCGGACGACGCTGCGGCAACGGCGTCAACCGGCCCGACGGCGACCGACGCCGGCGCGGCAGACGGGACCGACGAGGCGGACGCGGACTCCGCGCCGTCGGCCGCCGCCGGCACCGGCGTCAGCGCCGACGAGATCCAGTCGATCCGGGTCGACGTCGACCAGGTCGACGACCTGATGAACCTCGTCGAGGAGCTGGTCACGACCCGCGCCCGCCTCCGGCGGGCCGTCGAGGCCGACGAGCCCCGGACCGTGATCGAGGGCGAGGTCGACGAGCTGGAGACGATCACCTCCGAGATGCAAGACACGGTGATGGACGTGCGGCTCGTCCCGCTCAAGACCGTCGCCAACAAGCTCCCCCGGCTCGTCCGGGACCTCTCGCGCGACCAGGACAAGCAGGTCGCCCTGGAGATGGACGGCGAGGACGTCGAGCTCGACCGCTCGATCCTCAACGACATCGGCGACCCGCTGATGCACCTGGTCCGGAACGCGATCGACCACGGGATCGAGCCCCCCGAGGAGCGCGAAGCGGCGGGCAAGGATCCCGAGGGCACGATCGAACTCCGCGCGCGGCGCGAGCGCGACGAGGTCGTCATCGAGATCGCCGACGACGGGCGCGGGCTCGACGTCGACGCGATCCGCGACGAGGCCGTCGAGCAGGGCATCGCGGAGTACGAGGAGCTCTTAGAGATGGACGACGAGGAGGTGTACGACCTCGTGTTCCACTCGGGCTTCTCGACGAGCGAGGAGGTCACCGACGTCAGCGGCCGCGGCGTCGGGATGGACGTCGTCGCTCGGACCGTCGAGGAGCTCGACGGCTCGGTGTCGGTCGACAGCGACGTCGGCGAGGGGACGACGGTGACGCTCCGGGTTCCGATCTCGGTTGCGATCGCCGACGTCCTGTTCGTCGAGTCCGGCGGCGAGGAGTACGGCATCCCGATCAAGGTCGTCGAGGAGATCGGCCCCTCGGGGTCGGTCTCGACGGAAGACGGCCGCGAGGTGATCTCGCGGGGCGAGGAGAGCTACCCGCTGATCCGGCTCGCCGACGCCCTGGAGACGCCCGAGCGGGGCCGGAACGGCGACGGCATGACGGTGAAAGTTCGCGACGACGTCCGCCCGGTTGCGCTCCACTGCGATCGGATCAGCGGACAGCAGGAGGTCGTGGTCAAACCGTTTGAAGGCTTCCTCGGGGACATCCCGGGCCTCAGCGGGGCGACCGTGCTGGGCGAGGGAGACGTCGTGAACATCCTGGACGTGGAAACACTATGA
- the cheY gene encoding chemotaxis protein CheY, translated as MSTGVLIVDDSHFMRNLLRQILEEDYDIVGEASNGAEAVKLYKEQQPDIVMMDIVMPKCNGIKATAAIKKLDPDSRVIMCTSVGQREKMKLAVKAGADGYVTKPFEEPSVRKALKDVVPA; from the coding sequence ATGTCGACAGGGGTGCTCATCGTGGACGACTCTCATTTTATGCGGAATCTCCTACGGCAGATTCTGGAGGAGGACTACGACATCGTAGGGGAGGCGTCCAACGGAGCTGAAGCGGTCAAGTTGTACAAAGAGCAGCAGCCGGACATCGTGATGATGGACATCGTGATGCCGAAGTGTAACGGCATCAAGGCGACGGCTGCGATAAAGAAACTCGACCCGGACTCGCGGGTCATCATGTGCACGAGCGTCGGCCAGCGCGAGAAGATGAAACTCGCCGTCAAGGCCGGCGCAGACGGCTACGTGACGAAGCCGTTCGAGGAGCCGAGCGTCCGCAAGGCGCTCAAGGACGTCGTCCCGGCATGA
- a CDS encoding chemotaxis protein CheC, giving the protein MSLMVDIRKLSFINEMAKVGTNGVADNMSKLTGEDAKMEVTKTNFIDVEDLTAQLDDGKRVGVRVRLMEPPHGHILILFPEQSAKKITALMLNDMVDDMSSVSGEMARSAVEELGNMMASGFIDGWADVLGTTIDIATPQLVYAPAAEIVGRTAGLGEEDLALFFDSSLNVPSYEIEAEIYAFPDLQEFVEMVNSIETSYA; this is encoded by the coding sequence ATGAGTCTGATGGTCGACATACGGAAGTTGAGCTTCATCAACGAGATGGCGAAAGTCGGCACGAACGGCGTCGCCGACAACATGAGCAAGCTGACCGGCGAGGACGCCAAGATGGAGGTGACGAAGACGAACTTCATCGACGTCGAGGATCTGACGGCCCAGCTCGACGACGGCAAGCGCGTCGGCGTCCGGGTCCGGCTGATGGAGCCGCCCCACGGGCACATCCTCATCCTGTTCCCCGAACAGAGCGCCAAGAAGATCACGGCGCTGATGCTCAACGACATGGTCGACGACATGTCCTCGGTGTCGGGCGAGATGGCCCGCAGCGCCGTCGAGGAGCTGGGCAACATGATGGCCAGCGGCTTCATCGACGGCTGGGCCGACGTGCTCGGCACGACGATCGACATCGCGACGCCCCAGCTCGTGTACGCGCCGGCCGCCGAGATCGTCGGCCGGACGGCCGGGCTCGGCGAGGAGGATCTGGCGCTGTTCTTCGACTCCAGCCTGAACGTGCCCAGCTACGAGATCGAGGCCGAGATCTACGCGTTTCCGGACCTCCAGGAGTTCGTCGAGATGGTCAACAGCATCGAGACCTCCTACGCTTAG